From Drosophila yakuba strain Tai18E2 chromosome 2L, Prin_Dyak_Tai18E2_2.1, whole genome shotgun sequence, one genomic window encodes:
- the LOC6528986 gene encoding uncharacterized protein LOC6528986 isoform X1, with product MALQCVTKPKMWLGLKQILLYVGLLLCVLLQVCRSKTQLQMFCPTVCHCDLHAQRNRAICSAKRLISANIEIPTTVELLDLSYNDITTIDDDSFKITIHLLNLTLAHNAIHTLYGDAFVELSRLRYLDLSYNRLEQIDEHILESNNQLTHLNLEGNKLSTLGSGPILRSPSLRSLNLRNSQVNQLGTQLLSALPELRQLDLSQNLLLTLSPGDFHAPRYLASLNVEENPFNCDRALAKVATGLRQRGVDIFMDCMEDQQQDAEAVDFPIKNEKFESMEYVEPSTRGPQSVLSVWRELDSSEEQDSEQDDEQISSVSDVCKGSPEKLCLRYRICLERVSHELLAGGNSQLEDEILRTHTYDEDDLKLAFVVGGATGICMVIFIITFALCLKSCCEMRKKKSNPGMTTGDSVPLDPSLDSLPTIHTWSPQRTRNPRRSNPQRPRSTPSHAVVRQPYGPQDNFVSRLFGRPARNQYYRTINQNTATLIRRLSRSNLFTSRDREPSSPAEPPTSTARFYTDVVESGVVRPETPPPNYGDVVIIENCDNK from the exons ATGGCTCTGCAATGTGTCACAAAACCCAAAATGTGGTTGGGTCTCAAACAGATCCTCCTCTACGTAGGCCTGTTGCTCTGTGTTCTTCTTCAGGTCTGTAGGAGTAAGACCCAGTTGCAGATGTTCTGCCCCACTGTTTGCCACTGTGATCTTCACGCCCAGCGCAATCGCGCAATATGCAG CGCAAAGCGCTTGATAAGCGCCAATATAGAAATACCTACGACGGTTGAGCTATTGGACCTGAGCTACAATGATATAACCACTATTGATGATGACTCCTTTAAA ATCACTATACACCTGCTCAATCTTACGTTAGCCCACAACGCTATCCACACACTTTATGGAGATGCCTTTGTGGAGTTGAGCAGACTACGCTATTTGGATCTTTCGTACAACCGCCTGGAGCAGATCGATGAACATATCCTGGAATCCAACAATCAACTGACGCACCTGAACCTGGAAGGCAATAAGTTGTCCACTCTGGGAAGCGGACCCATTTTAAGAAGTCCATCGCTTCGCTCTCTCAATCTGCGCAACTCGCAGGTGAATCAACTTGGAACGCAGCTTCTGAGTGCGCTGCCTGAACTGCGCCAACTGGATTTGTCGCAGAATCTGCTCTTAACCCTGAGTCCTGGTGATTTCCATGCCCCCCGCTATCTGGCTTCACTCAATGTAGAAGAAAATCCCTTCAATTGCGATCGGGCATTGGCCAAAGTGGCCACTGGATTGCGACAGCGTGGAGTGGACATTTTCATGGACTGCATGGAGGATCAGCAGCAGGATGCGGAAGCTGTAGATTTTCCCattaaaaacgaaaagttcGAAAGCATGGAGTACGTGGAGCCCAGTACCCGAGGACCCCAATCCGTGCTGTCCGTCTGGCGGGAGCTGGACTCCAGTGAGGAGCAGGACAGCGAGCAGGATGACGAGCAGATATCATCGGTTAGCGATGTGTGCAAGGGAAGTCCGGAGAAACTGTGCTTGAGATACCGCATTTGCTTGGAGCGTGTGAGCCATGAACTCCTGGCTGGCGGAAACTCTCAATTGGAAGATGAAATCCTACGCACGCACACCTATGATGAGGATGATTTGAAGCTGGCCTTTGTGGTGGGCGGGGCCACGGGCATTTGCATGGTCATCTTTATCATCACCTTTGCCCTATGCCTGAAGAGTTGCTGTGAGATgcgcaaaaagaaaagtaacCCGGGGATGACCACTGGGGATTCAG TTCCTTTAGACCCCTCGCTGGATAGCCTGCCAACTATACACACCTGGTCACCACAGCGGACTCGCAACCCCAGGCGATCCAATCCCCAGCGTCCCCGTAGTACTCCATCGCATGCCGTGGTCCGACAACCCTACGGACCGCAGGACAACTTTGTGTCCCGACTTTTTGGACGTCCGGCCCGCAATCAGTACTACCGGACAATTAATCAGAATACAGCCACCCTCATAAGGCGCCTCAGTCGGAGTAATCTCTTCACCAGTCGCGACCGGGAGCCGAGTTCGCCTGCTGAACCGCCAACATCTACGGCCAGATTCTACACAGATGTTGTTGAAAGTGGGGTGGTAAGGCCGGAGACACCGCCTCCTAACTACGGCGATGTGGTGATCATCGAGAATTGTGATAACAAGTGA
- the LOC6528987 gene encoding seminal metalloprotease 1, whose amino-acid sequence MIGVWFQLFLLGTLFSAIFSAPFNTHYKETDPELTAGYFQGDMDVDYARNGQLSETRRWPNATVRYRISEEFDTPHVEYIKLGMQFIEYSSCIRFVPADEDAENYLFVLPSTSGCSSKVGYQPGERTVKLRPDPLDTGCFKLGTVQHELLHTLGFHHQQCSPNRDEFVRIVEENISEGHEKNFVKYEKDEVEDFDQPYDYGSILHYSSLAFSINGEATIVALNPEGQEKMGQRLMMSDTDIKRLNTMYKCPIQL is encoded by the exons ATGATTGGTGTTTGGTTTCAGTTGTTCCTGCTGGGCACGCTGTTTTCTGCCATTTTCTCAGCCCCCTTTAACACTCACTATAAGGAAACAGATCCAGAGCTGACTGCGGGATACTTCCAAGGTGATATGGATGTGGACTACGCCCGGAATGGACAGCTGTCCGAGACGCGACGCTGGCCAAACGCCACAGTTCGGTATAGGATCTCTGAAGAGTTTG ATACTCCTCATGTGGAATACATAAAGCTTGGCATGCAATTCATCGAGTATTCGTCGTGTATTCGATTTGTGCCTGCTGATGAGGATGCGGAAAACTATTTATTTGTGCTTCCTTCCACTTCTGGATGCAGCTCCAAAGTGGGCTATCAGCCAGGTGAAAGAACCGTCAAACTTCGCCCTGACCCGTTGGACACGGGTTGCTTCAAACTGGGAACCGTCCAGCACGAACTGCTTCATACTTTGGGGTTCCATCACCAGCAGTGCTCCCCTAATCGAGATGAGTTCGTAAGGATCGTGGAGGAGAACATCTCCGAGGGTCACGAGAAGAACTTTGTCAAGTACGAGAAAGACGAAGTGGAGGATTTCGATCAGCCCTATGACTACGGAAGCATTCTACACTACAGCTCATTGGCATTTTCAATAAATGGTGAAGCCACCATTGTTGCTCTGAATCCAGAGGGTCAGGAAAAAATGGGTCAGCGCTTGATGATGAGCGATACCGATATCAAACGACTCAATACCATGTACAAGTGTCCGATTCAATTGTAA
- the LOC6528986 gene encoding uncharacterized protein LOC6528986 isoform X2, with translation MMTPLNLLSCHFLQITIHLLNLTLAHNAIHTLYGDAFVELSRLRYLDLSYNRLEQIDEHILESNNQLTHLNLEGNKLSTLGSGPILRSPSLRSLNLRNSQVNQLGTQLLSALPELRQLDLSQNLLLTLSPGDFHAPRYLASLNVEENPFNCDRALAKVATGLRQRGVDIFMDCMEDQQQDAEAVDFPIKNEKFESMEYVEPSTRGPQSVLSVWRELDSSEEQDSEQDDEQISSVSDVCKGSPEKLCLRYRICLERVSHELLAGGNSQLEDEILRTHTYDEDDLKLAFVVGGATGICMVIFIITFALCLKSCCEMRKKKSNPGMTTGDSVPLDPSLDSLPTIHTWSPQRTRNPRRSNPQRPRSTPSHAVVRQPYGPQDNFVSRLFGRPARNQYYRTINQNTATLIRRLSRSNLFTSRDREPSSPAEPPTSTARFYTDVVESGVVRPETPPPNYGDVVIIENCDNK, from the exons ATGATGACTCCTTTAAA CTTACTCTCTTGTCATTTTCTGCAGATCACTATACACCTGCTCAATCTTACGTTAGCCCACAACGCTATCCACACACTTTATGGAGATGCCTTTGTGGAGTTGAGCAGACTACGCTATTTGGATCTTTCGTACAACCGCCTGGAGCAGATCGATGAACATATCCTGGAATCCAACAATCAACTGACGCACCTGAACCTGGAAGGCAATAAGTTGTCCACTCTGGGAAGCGGACCCATTTTAAGAAGTCCATCGCTTCGCTCTCTCAATCTGCGCAACTCGCAGGTGAATCAACTTGGAACGCAGCTTCTGAGTGCGCTGCCTGAACTGCGCCAACTGGATTTGTCGCAGAATCTGCTCTTAACCCTGAGTCCTGGTGATTTCCATGCCCCCCGCTATCTGGCTTCACTCAATGTAGAAGAAAATCCCTTCAATTGCGATCGGGCATTGGCCAAAGTGGCCACTGGATTGCGACAGCGTGGAGTGGACATTTTCATGGACTGCATGGAGGATCAGCAGCAGGATGCGGAAGCTGTAGATTTTCCCattaaaaacgaaaagttcGAAAGCATGGAGTACGTGGAGCCCAGTACCCGAGGACCCCAATCCGTGCTGTCCGTCTGGCGGGAGCTGGACTCCAGTGAGGAGCAGGACAGCGAGCAGGATGACGAGCAGATATCATCGGTTAGCGATGTGTGCAAGGGAAGTCCGGAGAAACTGTGCTTGAGATACCGCATTTGCTTGGAGCGTGTGAGCCATGAACTCCTGGCTGGCGGAAACTCTCAATTGGAAGATGAAATCCTACGCACGCACACCTATGATGAGGATGATTTGAAGCTGGCCTTTGTGGTGGGCGGGGCCACGGGCATTTGCATGGTCATCTTTATCATCACCTTTGCCCTATGCCTGAAGAGTTGCTGTGAGATgcgcaaaaagaaaagtaacCCGGGGATGACCACTGGGGATTCAG TTCCTTTAGACCCCTCGCTGGATAGCCTGCCAACTATACACACCTGGTCACCACAGCGGACTCGCAACCCCAGGCGATCCAATCCCCAGCGTCCCCGTAGTACTCCATCGCATGCCGTGGTCCGACAACCCTACGGACCGCAGGACAACTTTGTGTCCCGACTTTTTGGACGTCCGGCCCGCAATCAGTACTACCGGACAATTAATCAGAATACAGCCACCCTCATAAGGCGCCTCAGTCGGAGTAATCTCTTCACCAGTCGCGACCGGGAGCCGAGTTCGCCTGCTGAACCGCCAACATCTACGGCCAGATTCTACACAGATGTTGTTGAAAGTGGGGTGGTAAGGCCGGAGACACCGCCTCCTAACTACGGCGATGTGGTGATCATCGAGAATTGTGATAACAAGTGA